The DNA region GAACCCTTTACTACAAGCAAATTCTTCTGATCATCAATTTTTAGAACTAACAATCCTTTGGTAGTTATCTGTTTTCCTCCATATCTTCCTGCCATTCTTTTCCCTGGATAAATTCTACCCGGAGTTGTTCCTGCTCCTGTAGATCCTGGTGCTCTATGATTTTTTGAACCATGACTCATAGGACCTCTGCTAAAACCATGTCTTTTCTGGTAACCTGCAAAACCTCTACCCATAGATTTGCCACTGATATCAACTTTTTGACCAACCTCAAAGTTTTTTACAGTTATTTGTTTTCCGATTTCATAGGATGAAGTTTCTTCAACCCTATATTCTTTCAAATGCTTTAAAAATTCTTCACCTGATTTCAATAAGTGTCCCTTTTCAGGTTTGCTTAAATGCTTCTCTTTGGACAAGCCATAACCTATCTGAACGGCGGTATAACCATCCAAAGCAGTTGTTTTC from Prochlorococcus marinus XMU1410 includes:
- the rplC gene encoding 50S ribosomal protein L3, coding for MSIGILGKKLGMSQLFDDKGNSVPVTLIEAGPCRVTQLKTTALDGYTAVQIGYGLSKEKHLSKPEKGHLLKSGEEFLKHLKEYRVEETSSYEIGKQITVKNFEVGQKVDISGKSMGRGFAGYQKRHGFSRGPMSHGSKNHRAPGSTGAGTTPGRIYPGKRMAGRYGGKQITTKGLLVLKIDDQKNLLVVKGSVPGKPGSIVNIKPNNVVGKKGGEKS